GGAACAGGTTTTGACGGTTTCGTGTAAGGTTGCAAATTCCGGCTCCAGAGCCGGGGATGAAGTGGTCCAGCTGTATGTGGCTGATTTACTTGCGTCTGTCGCACGACCTGTCAAAGATCTGGTCGGATTTCGGCGAATACATCTTCAGCCCGGAGAAGAGAAACGTGTCAAGTTCCAAATATCAATAAGCCAGCTATCTTTCTTGGATCGCAAGATGGAATGGATCGTTGAGCCGGGGATAATGTCTCTCATGATCGGTTCATCCTCAAAAGATGTCCAATTGGAAGATACCTTTGAAATCATTGGGAATCGGACGGTTGTTGGGAATAACAGAGAGTTTTTCGCCAAGGTTACGGTCGCGGAATAGCTGCAGGTGGATGAATCAACTGGGTTAGACGAGCTGTACCAATTCTCCATAAACGTCGAATACCGAACCGTCGAGGAAATATATCCGGAGTCACCGACAACCGGCTTTGCCAGTGTCTGCAAAGAGGACCGCCGATTTATTACGGCGGTCCTTTGGGTTCTCACACTTACGCAAATCCATTACCCGATGAATCGCCTTGGCGAATTGGATCATGATTCGCTATGCACAAGGCAGATGCACCGTAAACTCGGTCCCGCGGCCGACCTCGCTTTGTACCGAAATGAAGCCCCGATGCGCCTCGACAAATTCTTTTGCAATGGCAAGCCCCAGACCCATGCCGCCCGTATGGCGGGAGCGCGATTCTTCAACGCGATAAAAACGGTCGAACAGGTAGGGGAGTTGGTCTGCCGGGATACCGACTCCGGTGTCCGCAATCGAGACGGAGGCAAGCCGCGCTCCATCATGGAAGCTTTCCGTAATTCGGAGCGAAATCCTTCCACCGGACGAGGTGTACCTCATGGCATTGATCAACAAATTATAGAATACTTGCGTAATCCTGTTGGAATCGACGAACACATCCAATTTTTGTGCCGGATACGTACGAACAATGGCGATATGCCGTTCTTCCGCCTCCGGCTTTAACCTGTCGATGATCCGATCCAAAAGGGGGACAAGATTGGTTTTGGACCGATCCAGCCGCAGTTTGCCTGCTTCGGCCAGTGTCAACTGGTGGAGATCGTCGACGAGCTTGGACAAACGGATAACTTCATCCTGTATGGGCAATAACGTTTCCGGAGGAATGTCCCGTCCTCCCTCTTGTATGACTTCCATATTACATTGAATAATGGAAAGCGGCGTCCTTAACTCATGAGCCACATCGGCTGTCAAATTTTTCCTTACTTCTTCTGCGCGTAATAACTGCTGAGACATATGATTGAGCGCTTCGGTGACTTTCCCGAATTCGTCGCGTGTTGTCACGGGAATGCGAATGTGAAGCTCTCCGGCTGCTATTTTTTGTATGGCCGGTATAAGACGGTTCAGGGGTTTCGTTAATTTCCTCGTTAACCACACGCCAAGAAGCA
The window above is part of the Paenibacillus hamazuiensis genome. Proteins encoded here:
- a CDS encoding fibronectin type III-like domain-contianing protein, producing the protein MDWLSQFPGTFYKTKSKEILDFSFFASDFLVYSVTVARSAGQVPVYYAHRNGSGYEGRGVDMFVTKEGYVNESLDPLYPFGHGLSYTQFSYSELELSSTKVSPEQVLTVSCKVANSGSRAGDEVVQLYVADLLASVARPVKDLVGFRRIHLQPGEEKRVKFQISISQLSFLDRKMEWIVEPGIMSLMIGSSSKDVQLEDTFEIIGNRTVVGNNREFFAKVTVAE
- a CDS encoding sensor histidine kinase, with translation MNVRWCIGDKLYGAMAVLVLFVTLGYYGATQGYLKNRFDDYFKAKTTKLFESYYKEHNNSWAGIEELKISNEWEQRNPDQREIALLSPEGSILFYKGSGDPGSLVRKGNLNTVAVNGTTVGMIYADRWESPEDDVLKKYILDSMRTSSFRVPIVTGIVALLLGVWLTRKLTKPLNRLIPAIQKIAAGELHIRIPVTTRDEFGKVTEALNHMSQQLLRAEEVRKNLTADVAHELRTPLSIIQCNMEVIQEGGRDIPPETLLPIQDEVIRLSKLVDDLHQLTLAEAGKLRLDRSKTNLVPLLDRIIDRLKPEAEERHIAIVRTYPAQKLDVFVDSNRITQVFYNLLINAMRYTSSGGRISLRITESFHDGARLASVSIADTGVGIPADQLPYLFDRFYRVEESRSRHTGGMGLGLAIAKEFVEAHRGFISVQSEVGRGTEFTVHLPCA